The following are encoded in a window of Pseudomonadales bacterium genomic DNA:
- the dapF gene encoding diaminopimelate epimerase (involved in lysine biosynthesis; DAP epimerase; produces DL-diaminopimelate from LL-diaminopimelate), translated as ERGVGETLACGTGACAAVVHGIQLGQLDSKVKVDLPGGQLMIEWQQGQSVQLIGPAETVFEGKIKL; from the coding sequence GAACGAGGCGTTGGTGAAACACTGGCTTGTGGTACAGGCGCCTGTGCAGCCGTGGTTCACGGCATTCAGCTAGGTCAACTCGATTCTAAGGTAAAGGTTGATTTACCTGGCGGGCAGCTTATGATTGAGTGGCAACAAGGCCAGTCAGTTCAGTTGATTGGTCCGGCTGAAACTGTCTTCGAAGGGAAAATAAAACTCTAA